The Denticeps clupeoides chromosome 5, fDenClu1.1, whole genome shotgun sequence genome includes a region encoding these proteins:
- the bora gene encoding protein aurora borealis isoform X2, whose product MGDVTPGKPAVLNPFESPNDYHRLHEPLVPSPSAFKSSRASSATPAKFKWSIDEMANLLPVHIDSEDIHRQSLYLSQTRVDSEIEQKRQRAIDQFFTKGAIVPSPWAAPSSSQQLAQIKKSCASPLITEEPQSTRKINACQTVLSLPVDFNLENVLGEYYRAVDNAEQVQESLSSSSLRRKLFLDGNGSGSESSNPSSPQRTNQDVPSCGHNVPSSVFVSPLQSDGAVLTSSSGQFSSSPIQGRFRSYSLGSVTSPKFPDMSSPTFQSPTLSPINKHLSETPVSGEKKHVFLTPDCVPLGSSDMDLKSCSESPYVEGCSPIRTCTPLRSRIRVHGWASPILSPAPLNRESLYNSTATPAMELEPGSRCLIQPVHTSPWQTEAHSELLPPSERMEEGEVRFVREQDGSQGSPREEFCRWTQDAKEEEEEEEEELCMPECLTSSRMGSTSNGENLKMFTSLLAEGSIPPDISMQVDSGYNTYSVGANSLMDAISCDSQSKESFDAHVPEEGYYNTKNTKSKVNTYLHSTAVNLAF is encoded by the exons ATGGGAGATGTAACCCCGGGTAAACCAGCGGTCCTCAACCCTTTCGAAAGCCCGAACGACTACCACCGCCTGCACGAGCCTCTCGTCCCCAGTCCTTCCGCCTTCAAGAGCTCCAGGGCGTCCTCCGCT ACACCAGCAAAGTTCAAATGGTCCATTGATGAAATGGCAAACTTGCTTCCAGTGCACATCGACTCAGAAGATATTCACCGGCAGTCCTTGTATTTAAGTCAAACGAG GGTGGACTCTGAAATAGAACAGAAGCGACAGCGTGCAATTGATCAG TTTTTCACGAAAGGGGCCATTGTTCCTTCTCCATGGGCAGCACCTTCATCCAGTCAGCAGTTggcacaaataaagaaaa gTTGTGCTTCACCGTTGATTACAGAGGAGCCTCAATCAACCAGAAAAATCAATG CATGTCAGACTGTTTTGTCTTTACCAGTGGACTTCAACCTGGAAAACGTATTAG GTGAATACTACAGAGCAGTGGACAATGCTGAACAGGTCCAGGAAAGCTTGAGTTCATCCTCCTTGCGGAGGAAACTCTTCCTAGATGGAAACGGCAGTGGTTCAGAGTCGTCCAACCCCTCCAGTCCACAGAGAACAAATCAGGATGTCCCCTCATGTGGACACAATGTGCCGTCATCTGTCTTTGTGTCACCACTGCAGTCTGATGGTGCTGTCCTGACCTCTTCATCT GGTCAGTTCTCATCCAGTCCCATCCAGGGCCGGTTCCGATCCTACAGTCTGGGCAGTGTCACCAGTCCCAAATTTCCTGACATGTCTTCTCCTACATTTCAGTCCCCTACCCTCTCCCCAATTAACAAGCACCTTTCTGAGACACCAGTTTCAG GAGAGAAGAAACATGTGTTCTTGACACCCGATTGTGTTCCGCTGGGGAGCTCAGACATGGACCTGAAGAGTTGCAGTGAGAGCCCTTATGTTGAGGGCTGTTCTCCAATCCGCACGTGCACCCCTCTGCGTTCCCGAATCAGGGTCCACGGCTGGGCGTCCCCAATCCTCAGCCCTGCCCCACTGAACCGCGAGAGCCTCTATAATTCCACTGCAACACCTGCCATGGAGCTGGAGCCCGGTTCTCGGTGCCTGATTCAGCCTGTTCACACCAGCCCCTGGCAGACCGAGGCTCACAGTGAGCTGCTGCCCCCCTCTGAACGGATGGAAGAGGGGGAGGTGAGGTTTGTGCGGGAACAAGATGGAAGCCAGGGGTCTCCCAGAGAGGAGTTCTGCAGATGGACACAGGATgccaaagaagaagaagaagaggaggaggaggaactgtGCATGCCCGAGTGCCTCACCAGCTCCCGCATGGGCAGCACGTCTAACGGAGAGAACCTAAAAATGTTCACGTCTCTGCTGGCTGAAGGGAGCATCCCACCCGACATCAGCATGCAG GTGGACAGCGGCTATAACACTTACTCAGTGGGTGCTAACAGCCTCATGGACGCCATCAGTTGTGACAGCCAGAGTAAGGAGTCTTTCGACGCACACGTTCCAGAGGAGGGTTACTACAACACTAAGAACACTAAATCTAAGGTAAACACCTATTTGCACAGCACTGCAGTCAATTTGGCTTTTTAA
- the dis3 gene encoding exosome complex exonuclease RRP44, whose product MLKSKTFVKKTRSGGILKVVREHYLRDDIWCGSEVCGECRDESPVLQRDACMESSLCPSPHYLIPDTNVILHQIDILEDPLIKNVIFLQTVLQEVRHRSAPVYKRIRDAIHNADKHFYTFTNEHHRETFIEREPGESANDRNDRAIRVAARWYGQHLSRAAGGGELQVVLLTDDQDNKEKAEKNGILVYKCEEYVKSLIANPELVDRLALTSDQNEINSGKVLFLEHLPLSKIQAGIKSGIYLQGTFHASRDNYLEATVFVHGEAAERKEVLIQGLQSLNRALHQDVVAVELLSRECWVSPSEVVLQDDGGKDEDTGEEEVEDKFQNKSAEASILKPTGRVVGIIKRNWRPYCGLLSQSNIKEATRHLFTPDDRRIPRIRIETRQASNLVGHKIMVVIDGWPKNSRYPNGHFVKNLGDVGGKDTETEVILLEHDVPHLPFSQAVLSFLPKMPWGITEEDVKNRMDLRHLCVCSVDPPGCTDIDDALHFRELENKNFEVGVHIADVSHFIRPGNALDQEAANRGTTVYLCGKRIDMVPELLSSNLCSLRSDVERFAFSCIWEMNYSAEIIKTHFTKSVIKSKASLTYAEAQLRIDDTSLNDDITQSLRGLNRLAKILKAKRVEKGALSLSSPEVRFHMDSETHDPVDLHTKELMETNSMVEEFMLLANISVARKIYEEFSECALLRKHPSPPPSNYDILIKAAKSKGLLIHTDTAKALADSLNLAEIEGFPYFNTLLRILATRCMMQAVYFCSGMDSDFHHYGLASPIYTHFTSPIRRYSDIIVHRLLAVAIGADSTYPDLMDKHKQATLCNNLNYRHKMAQYAQRASVAFNTQLFFKSKGILNEDGFILFVRKNAIIILIPKYGLEGTVFFESKDKPSPHIAFSDEGPTLTVEGHTFFMFDKVKVTVALDASNIQHQKIRMALIEPVIPGISVAPPDPEPAAKKPKINH is encoded by the exons ATGTTAAAATCAAAAACGTTCGTGAAAAAGACCCGATCGGGCGGGATACTGAAGGTGGTGCGGGAACACTACCTCAGAGACGACATCTGGTGCGGGAGCGAGGTTTGCGGCGAGTGCAGGGACGAGTCGCCCGTGCTGCAGCGGGACGCCTGCATGGAGAGCAGCTTGTGTCCGTCCCCGCACTATTTAATTCCGGACACCAACGTGATCCTGCACCAG ATCGACATTCTGGAGGATCCGTTgattaaaaatgtgatttttctgCAAACGGTGCTGCAAGAGGTTCGACACAGGAGTGCGCCCGTGTACAAACGGATCAGAGACGCCATTCACAACGCCGACAAGCATTTTTACACTTTCACGAACGAACACCACAG GGAAACATTTATAGAACGAGAACCAGGGGAGAGCGCCAACGACAGAAATGATCGCGCCATTCGCGTCGCCGCCCGGTGGTACGGCCAACACCTGAGCAGGGCCGCGGGCGGAGGAGAGCTGCAGGTGGTTCTGCTCACCGATGACCAAGACAATAAGGAGAAAGCGGAGAAAAATGGCATACTGGTGTACAAAT GTGAAGAGTACGTCAAGAGTTTGATTGCTAATCCTGAGCTGGTGGACCGTCTTGCACTGACCTCTGATCAG AATGAAATAAATTCCGGGAAAGTGTTGTTTCTTGAACACCTACCACTGTCCAAGATTCAGGCTGGCATCAAAAGTGGCATTTACCTGCAGGGCACATTCCATGCCAGCAGAGACAATTACCTGGAGGCCACTGTGTTTGTTCATGGAGAGGCAGCTGAGAGAAAAGAG GTTCTTATTCAAGGCCTACAGAGTCTAAACCGTGCCCTGCACCAGGATGTAGTGGCCGTCGAGCTGCTTTCCAGAGAATGCTGGGTCAGCCCATCAGAGGTGGTCCTGCAGGATGATGGGGGGAAAGATGAAGACACTggtgaggaggaggtggaggacaaA TTTCAGAACAAATCAGCAGAGGCCAGCATTTTGAAGCCCACGGGCAGAGTGGTGGGAATCATCAAGAGAAACTGGAGGCCATACTGCGGCCTGCTGTCCCAGTCTAATATTAAAGAG GCCACGCGGCACTTATTTACCCCCGACGACAGGCGAATCCCTAGGATCCGTATAGAAACGAGGCAAGCATCTAATCTGGTTGGACATAAAATCATGGTGGTCATTGATGGTTGGCCCAAAAACTCCAGATACCCCAAT GGCCACTTTGTTAAGAACTTGGGGGATGTTGGTGGTAAGGACACAGAGACTGAGGTTATCCTGCTGGAACATGATGTTCCTCATTTGCCATTTTCTCAGGCGGTCCTCAGTTTCTTGCCCAAGATGCCATGGGGCATCACAGAAGAG GATGTGAAGAACCGGATGGACCTcaggcatctgtgtgtgtgtagtgttgacCCCCCTGGGTGTACAGATATTGATGACGCGCTACACTTCCGAGAGTTGGAGAATAAAAACTTTgag GTTGGTGTTCACATAGCGGACGTGAGCCATTTCATTCGCCCTGGAAACGCTCTGGACCAGGAGGCAGCTAACCGAGGCACGACAGTGTACCTGTGTGGGAAG AGAATTGATATGGTGCCTGAGCTGCTCAGTTCCAACCTGTGCTCATTACGCTCTGATGTGGAAAG GTTTGCATTCTCTTGTATCTGGGAGATGAACTACAGCGCAGAGATCATAAAAACGCACTTCACAAAGAGCGTCATCAAGTCAAAG GCCTCTCTGACCTACGCTGAGGCTCAGCTGAGGATCGATGACACCAGCCTGAACGACGACATCACCCAGAGCCTGCGAGGCCTCAACAGACTGGCCAAGATCCTGAAGGCAAAGAGGGTGGAGAAAGG GGCACTGAGTCTGTCGTCACCCGAGGTGCGTTTCCACATGGACAGCGAGACTCACGATCCTGTAGACCTGCATACAAAAGAGCTTAT GGAGACCAACTCCATGGTGGAGGAGTTTATGTTGCTGGCCAACATCTCTGTGGCCCGGAAGATCTATGAAGAATTCTCAGAGTGTGCACTCCTTAGGAAACATCCGTCGCCCCCACCATCCAACTATGACATCCTCATCAAGGCTGCCAAGTCTAAG gGCCTGCTCATCCACACGGATACTGCCAAAGCACTGGCAGACTCTCTGAATCTGGCAGAGATTGAGGGCTTCCCATACTTTAACACCCTGTTGCGGATCCTGGCGACGCGCTGCATGATGCAGGCTGTGTACTTCTGTTCTGGGATGGACTCGGACTTCCACCATTATGGCCTGGCCTCACCTatttacacacacttcacctcACCCATCAGGAG ATACTCTGACATTATTGTCCATCGGCTGCTGGCTGTGGCCATCGGTGCAGACAGCACCTACCCAGACCTGatggacaaacacaaacaggccACCCTGTGCAACAACCTTAACTACAGACACAAAATGGCACAGTACGCACAGAGGGCCTCAGTTGCGTTCAACACACAG CTTTTTTTCAAAAGCAAGGGGATTTTAAATGAGGATGGCTTCATTCTCTTTGTGAGGAAGAATGCAATCATCATCCTAATTCCCAAGTATGGACTGGAGGGAACGGTGTTCTTTGAGAGCAAAGACAAACCAAGTCCTCACATTGCTTTCAGTGATGAG GGTCCCACGCTGACTGTAGAAGGGCACACATTCTTCATGTTTGATAAAGTTAAAGTGACTGTCGCTCTAGATGCCTCAAACATCCAGCACCAGAAGATCAGAATGGCCCTCATTGAGCCAGTG ATCCCTGGGATCAGTGTAGCGCCACCAGACCCTGAACCAGCAGCAAAGAAACCAAAGATAAATCACTGA
- the mzt1 gene encoding mitotic-spindle organizing protein 1, translating into MASAANTNMNAVRETMDVLLEISRLLNTGLDMESLSICVRLCEQGINPEALSSVIKELRRASDTLKATENIAS; encoded by the exons ATGGCCAGTGCTGCGAACACAAACATGAATGCAGTGCGGGAGACAATGGACG TGCTTCTGGAGATCTCAAGGCTTTTGAACACTGGTCTGGACATGGAGTCTTTATCCATATGCGTCCGTCTGTGTGAGCAGGGAATTAACCCTGAAGCCTTGTCTTCGGTTATAAAAGAGCTCAGGCGAGCCTCGGACACCTTGAAA gcTACAGAAAACATTGCAAGCTGA
- the bora gene encoding protein aurora borealis isoform X1: protein MGDVTPGKPAVLNPFESPNDYHRLHEPLVPSPSAFKSSRASSATPAKFKWSIDEMANLLPVHIDSEDIHRQSLYLSQTRVDSEIEQKRQRAIDQFFTKGAIVPSPWAAPSSSQQLAQIKKSCASPLITEEPQSTRKINAACQTVLSLPVDFNLENVLGEYYRAVDNAEQVQESLSSSSLRRKLFLDGNGSGSESSNPSSPQRTNQDVPSCGHNVPSSVFVSPLQSDGAVLTSSSGQFSSSPIQGRFRSYSLGSVTSPKFPDMSSPTFQSPTLSPINKHLSETPVSGEKKHVFLTPDCVPLGSSDMDLKSCSESPYVEGCSPIRTCTPLRSRIRVHGWASPILSPAPLNRESLYNSTATPAMELEPGSRCLIQPVHTSPWQTEAHSELLPPSERMEEGEVRFVREQDGSQGSPREEFCRWTQDAKEEEEEEEEELCMPECLTSSRMGSTSNGENLKMFTSLLAEGSIPPDISMQVDSGYNTYSVGANSLMDAISCDSQSKESFDAHVPEEGYYNTKNTKSKVNTYLHSTAVNLAF, encoded by the exons ATGGGAGATGTAACCCCGGGTAAACCAGCGGTCCTCAACCCTTTCGAAAGCCCGAACGACTACCACCGCCTGCACGAGCCTCTCGTCCCCAGTCCTTCCGCCTTCAAGAGCTCCAGGGCGTCCTCCGCT ACACCAGCAAAGTTCAAATGGTCCATTGATGAAATGGCAAACTTGCTTCCAGTGCACATCGACTCAGAAGATATTCACCGGCAGTCCTTGTATTTAAGTCAAACGAG GGTGGACTCTGAAATAGAACAGAAGCGACAGCGTGCAATTGATCAG TTTTTCACGAAAGGGGCCATTGTTCCTTCTCCATGGGCAGCACCTTCATCCAGTCAGCAGTTggcacaaataaagaaaa gTTGTGCTTCACCGTTGATTACAGAGGAGCCTCAATCAACCAGAAAAATCAATG CAGCATGTCAGACTGTTTTGTCTTTACCAGTGGACTTCAACCTGGAAAACGTATTAG GTGAATACTACAGAGCAGTGGACAATGCTGAACAGGTCCAGGAAAGCTTGAGTTCATCCTCCTTGCGGAGGAAACTCTTCCTAGATGGAAACGGCAGTGGTTCAGAGTCGTCCAACCCCTCCAGTCCACAGAGAACAAATCAGGATGTCCCCTCATGTGGACACAATGTGCCGTCATCTGTCTTTGTGTCACCACTGCAGTCTGATGGTGCTGTCCTGACCTCTTCATCT GGTCAGTTCTCATCCAGTCCCATCCAGGGCCGGTTCCGATCCTACAGTCTGGGCAGTGTCACCAGTCCCAAATTTCCTGACATGTCTTCTCCTACATTTCAGTCCCCTACCCTCTCCCCAATTAACAAGCACCTTTCTGAGACACCAGTTTCAG GAGAGAAGAAACATGTGTTCTTGACACCCGATTGTGTTCCGCTGGGGAGCTCAGACATGGACCTGAAGAGTTGCAGTGAGAGCCCTTATGTTGAGGGCTGTTCTCCAATCCGCACGTGCACCCCTCTGCGTTCCCGAATCAGGGTCCACGGCTGGGCGTCCCCAATCCTCAGCCCTGCCCCACTGAACCGCGAGAGCCTCTATAATTCCACTGCAACACCTGCCATGGAGCTGGAGCCCGGTTCTCGGTGCCTGATTCAGCCTGTTCACACCAGCCCCTGGCAGACCGAGGCTCACAGTGAGCTGCTGCCCCCCTCTGAACGGATGGAAGAGGGGGAGGTGAGGTTTGTGCGGGAACAAGATGGAAGCCAGGGGTCTCCCAGAGAGGAGTTCTGCAGATGGACACAGGATgccaaagaagaagaagaagaggaggaggaggaactgtGCATGCCCGAGTGCCTCACCAGCTCCCGCATGGGCAGCACGTCTAACGGAGAGAACCTAAAAATGTTCACGTCTCTGCTGGCTGAAGGGAGCATCCCACCCGACATCAGCATGCAG GTGGACAGCGGCTATAACACTTACTCAGTGGGTGCTAACAGCCTCATGGACGCCATCAGTTGTGACAGCCAGAGTAAGGAGTCTTTCGACGCACACGTTCCAGAGGAGGGTTACTACAACACTAAGAACACTAAATCTAAGGTAAACACCTATTTGCACAGCACTGCAGTCAATTTGGCTTTTTAA
- the bora gene encoding protein aurora borealis isoform X3 encodes MGDVTPGKPAVLNPFESPNDYHRLHEPLVPSPSAFKSSRASSATPAKFKWSIDEMANLLPVHIDSEDIHRQSLYLSQTRVDSEIEQKRQRAIDQFFTKGAIVPSPWAAPSSSQQLAQIKKSCASPLITEEPQSTRKINAACQTVLSLPVDFNLENVLGEYYRAVDNAEQVQESLSSSSLRRKLFLDGNGSGSESSNPSSPQRTNQDVPSCGHNVPSSVFVSPLQSDGAVLTSSSGQFSSSPIQGRFRSYSLGSVTSPKFPDMSSPTFQSPTLSPINKHLSETPVSGEKKHVFLTPDCVPLGSSDMDLKSCSESPYVEGCSPIRTCTPLRSRIRVHGWASPILSPAPLNRESLYNSTATPAMELEPGSRCLIQPVHTSPWQTEAHSELLPPSERMEEGEVRFVREQDGSQGSPREEFCRWTQDAKEEEEEEEEELCMPECLTSSRMGSTSNGENLKMFTSLLAEGSIPPDISMQVDSGYNTYSVGANSLMDAISCDSQSKESFDAHVPEEGYYNTKNTKSKMLIQHH; translated from the exons ATGGGAGATGTAACCCCGGGTAAACCAGCGGTCCTCAACCCTTTCGAAAGCCCGAACGACTACCACCGCCTGCACGAGCCTCTCGTCCCCAGTCCTTCCGCCTTCAAGAGCTCCAGGGCGTCCTCCGCT ACACCAGCAAAGTTCAAATGGTCCATTGATGAAATGGCAAACTTGCTTCCAGTGCACATCGACTCAGAAGATATTCACCGGCAGTCCTTGTATTTAAGTCAAACGAG GGTGGACTCTGAAATAGAACAGAAGCGACAGCGTGCAATTGATCAG TTTTTCACGAAAGGGGCCATTGTTCCTTCTCCATGGGCAGCACCTTCATCCAGTCAGCAGTTggcacaaataaagaaaa gTTGTGCTTCACCGTTGATTACAGAGGAGCCTCAATCAACCAGAAAAATCAATG CAGCATGTCAGACTGTTTTGTCTTTACCAGTGGACTTCAACCTGGAAAACGTATTAG GTGAATACTACAGAGCAGTGGACAATGCTGAACAGGTCCAGGAAAGCTTGAGTTCATCCTCCTTGCGGAGGAAACTCTTCCTAGATGGAAACGGCAGTGGTTCAGAGTCGTCCAACCCCTCCAGTCCACAGAGAACAAATCAGGATGTCCCCTCATGTGGACACAATGTGCCGTCATCTGTCTTTGTGTCACCACTGCAGTCTGATGGTGCTGTCCTGACCTCTTCATCT GGTCAGTTCTCATCCAGTCCCATCCAGGGCCGGTTCCGATCCTACAGTCTGGGCAGTGTCACCAGTCCCAAATTTCCTGACATGTCTTCTCCTACATTTCAGTCCCCTACCCTCTCCCCAATTAACAAGCACCTTTCTGAGACACCAGTTTCAG GAGAGAAGAAACATGTGTTCTTGACACCCGATTGTGTTCCGCTGGGGAGCTCAGACATGGACCTGAAGAGTTGCAGTGAGAGCCCTTATGTTGAGGGCTGTTCTCCAATCCGCACGTGCACCCCTCTGCGTTCCCGAATCAGGGTCCACGGCTGGGCGTCCCCAATCCTCAGCCCTGCCCCACTGAACCGCGAGAGCCTCTATAATTCCACTGCAACACCTGCCATGGAGCTGGAGCCCGGTTCTCGGTGCCTGATTCAGCCTGTTCACACCAGCCCCTGGCAGACCGAGGCTCACAGTGAGCTGCTGCCCCCCTCTGAACGGATGGAAGAGGGGGAGGTGAGGTTTGTGCGGGAACAAGATGGAAGCCAGGGGTCTCCCAGAGAGGAGTTCTGCAGATGGACACAGGATgccaaagaagaagaagaagaggaggaggaggaactgtGCATGCCCGAGTGCCTCACCAGCTCCCGCATGGGCAGCACGTCTAACGGAGAGAACCTAAAAATGTTCACGTCTCTGCTGGCTGAAGGGAGCATCCCACCCGACATCAGCATGCAG GTGGACAGCGGCTATAACACTTACTCAGTGGGTGCTAACAGCCTCATGGACGCCATCAGTTGTGACAGCCAGAGTAAGGAGTCTTTCGACGCACACGTTCCAGAGGAGGGTTACTACAACACTAAGAACACTAAATCTAAG ATGTTAATTCAACACCACTGA